The Microcystis aeruginosa NIES-843 sequence TGCAACATTTGTGAGTTTAGAGAGAGTTAAAAATAACTTTTGTCGGGATGCTTTTGTTAATGATGGTAATATTCAGGTAGCAACTTTTAGTAACTTAAATCGCGCTCAAGAGTGACAAAAGCACCTAATTAAATACTTTAATCAAGTTAAAATTACCCAAGGTGTCATCGATGCCTTACCCAGTCCTGAACCTGTCTATTCACCTGTTCCTCAACAGATAGTTAACTCGGTGGATTTAATCGAGCGCTGGTTAAAGGCAAAAAGAGATATTTGGCTCTTCGGGACTTGGTATGGTTCGATAGGGGGGCATAAATCGACTCAATCCTTATCTGGCAAGAGATTTAATTGATTAGTTCGCTCCAGATCGCCAACAATTGACAAAAATTGCGGCAATGTCTGTCTCTATAAAGGTTTCATTCCTTATAACCCCGTCCATTGCATAAGACAAACCGAAGAACCAGATATTTATGGTTCCTCCTATCAAACCTATTTAGGAGAAGAATTACTTACAGGTAAAGCTTATAATGACAAAATAAAGCGCTCTGATGGTCAAGAAAGTTCTTCCGAATGGTTAGCTAATAATGGTGCTTATTATATCTATGGAGTTCAGAGAATAGATTCAGTTAATAATTTTACAGCCTCTGGCGATCAAGCTACAGTGGATGTGGTGGTTACTGAAGAAAGAACCCTCTATAACAGTCAGGGTAAAATTGATCAAAAGAATAGTGGTTTAAGTACCTTATTGGTTCGCTATAATCTTGAAAATGACGAGGGAACATGGAAAATAGCCAACTCTAGAACTCTTAAAAATTTAGTTCGTAGATAAGTTTAATTAATTCCAAAAGGGCGAGAATAAAAATCAAAAATAGTTCAGATAAAAACCCATAGATACAATCATTGCTGTTAAATTTTCATCTTTAGACAGTATTTATAAAGCAACCCTGAAGATAAAGACAACCGAATCGATTCTATTCAGAATCATCATTATAAATATCTTGGAGAGTTTTATTTTCGTAGCGTTCCTGATCTTGATTTTTGCCGCGACGGGAAGGACGACGATATTTTTTATTGGCTAATTTGGGTTCGTAGGTTTCTTGACCTGCTTCTTTAATTTTTAACTTTAA is a genomic window containing:
- a CDS encoding ARC6/PARC6 family protein, with product MYGSSYQTYLGEELLTGKAYNDKIKRSDGQESSSEWLANNGAYYIYGVQRIDSVNNFTASGDQATVDVVVTEERTLYNSQGKIDQKNSGLSTLLVRYNLENDEGTWKIANSRTLKNLVRR